The Haloarcula sp. DT43 DNA window TAACGTCAATAGATGGTCAATCAGTGTTTGACTGCGAGCAAGTGCATCCTCAATACTGTCGAGATGCTCGCTGTCACACTCCGCTGATGCCAACCGCAATCGTCCTTGAGCAACGCTCAAGGGATTGCGGAGGTCGTGAGAGACGATACTGGCGAACTGCTCCAACTGGTCATTCTGATGTTCAAGATCGCGCTCCCGACGGCGCTTGTCGGTGATATCGTGGGCAATAAAAAAGCCCCCGATGATCACTCCATCACCATCTCGGATCGGGACAGACCGGAGTTCGAATATTTGATTCTCATGGGTGACCTCGAACGCTTCCTCGTTCCCTGCAAGGGTCGATTTCATGAGCGATTCGAGCCTGCCAACCACCTCTGCCGGGTACACTTCCACCTCGTAGATAGTCTTCCCCGTTAGGTCCTCGGGTGATAAATCGAGGTCATCGAAGCCTCCTCCAGCGACATACTGGTACCGCAGGTCCTCATCGAAGTAATGCACGCCCCCGTTTGGGAAGTTCTCTGCCAGCGCCTGAAACCGCGCTTCAGTCTGTTCGAGTTTTCGTTCACGGTCCTTGCGTTCAGTGATGTCTCGGAAGTACACGGACAGCCCCGTCTCGGATGGGTAGGCTCGGACTTCGAACCACGCATCCAGCGGTTCGGGATAATACTCCTCGAAAGAGACTGTCTCCTGGTTGTACATCGCCCGTTCGTACTTCGGCTTGAACTTTCGCTCAGTTGCGGCCGGAAACTCCTCCCAGACATGCTTTCCTTCAAGATCTCGCCCATCCGAATTGATGATCTCGTGGGCTTGGTTGTTGAGATGGGTAAACTGCCAATTCTTATCGAGTGCAAAAAACGCATCCGAAATCCGGCCGTAGATTTCTTCCAGCCGGTCATTTTGCTGTTTGAGTTCCTGTTTGTACTCCTTGCGGTCGGTAACATCACGCATGACACAGCGTGTGTTGACGAACGCGCCGTCTTCCCGGTTCACGCTTGTGGTGATCAGAACGTGTCGGATGGAGCCGTCCTTACTCACCATCCGTGCCTCGTGCTCTCGGACCTCCTCACCCGACCGTAACCGTTCCAGAATGTCGTCGATCACGTCTTGGTCGGCGTGAAAGTCGGCGATATGATGACCAACATATTCCTCACGAGAGTATCCGAGTGCCTCCAACTCAGCTGTATTCGCGTTTAGAATGGTCCCATCCGGCCCGACCCAGTGCATCGGTATTCCGGCGTTCTCAAAGAAATCGACATACTGTTGATAATCATCAGACTGGGGATCGTCCGCAGTCTTGCGGTTGGAGTCATCGTTAGAGTCCTGCGATCCCATCGTTCTAGTTGACAACTATCTTGGATTGTCATAGACCCTCTGGTGACACTTGAACACTACAGAAGAACGCTATATCAGTCGTTGTGAATACGGTTTCTTTATCCAGATGAGACTCTGAAACTGATACGGCTGTACCGGTTAGTACAGGCGCTACCTTGTATAGCGCTTTGATCGGAGCAAGTCAGTAAATGAGCTTGAGAATTGGTTGGACTGGACGACTCAATATAGACGGGAAATATACTATATTTACGGGAATATTTTTACTCTTTCCCACACTATGGGTGAATACATCATGTCGAAGACAACAGACGAACGAGGACGGATCTACCTCCCGAAGGATGTCCGAGACCGGTTCGGTGACCAGTATCGTATCGTTGAGCTCCCGAGCCACGTCGCACTCTTCCCAGTTGACGAGGACCCGCTAGAGGGCCTTCGAGCGGCCGTTGGTGATGCCTTTGCAGAGGCAGAGGCCGACAAGTTGAAAACTGAATCGCGGAAGGCGATCTCACGAGAGGTTCAAGAGGAAGCGAAAGATCGGACACAGGATGGCGAGGCGTAAGTCGTGTACGTTGAAACTGACTTTCTCACCGCACTGTTGAAGGACGACGACTGGCTTCAGGACGCTGCAATCCGTGCCCTCGAAGAGCACGATGACATACATACCTCGATACTCGCGTACGCCGAGGTTCTGGTGCTGTTCTACGACCGTGAGGCGGCCGAGTACGAGATCGATGCGCCGCGGGCGATTACCAACCTACTCGAACTGGTTCCAATCGTGCCCGAAAAGCACGAGGAGGCGGTTCTGGCCGCCGCAGCGTTCCTCGACGAGTACGATCTTACCCCGTTCGATGCACTCCATGCTGGACTCGTCACAACCGGCGAAGAGCGAGTTCTTTCGACCGAGCAGGACTACGACACTGTCGGCCTCGACCGCACATCGCTGGAACCTGCGCCCTCAGAATGAATCTGGTGGATACACCTGTACTGACCAGAAGGTTCACGAATCGTTGCTTGAAGCCAGAACCCGAGCGATGTCGTTTGAAACGAATACCACAGAACGACGCCCGACCCGTCACAGCCGTTGTGAACGACTGAATCGCTCTGGTCGCTCCGTTCGTGTTACGACCACTCACTACACTCCTGAAACAATGGGGTCGCTCCCGGTTCCTGCAGCTAGCAGACAGCAGCGTCGGCAGCAGCAGGGCACGTGCCACCGCGTCCAACAGCGTTGGTTCAGCGCCGATGCACGTCGTAGCCGGTGCGTGTCACAGGGTTAGGGTGAAGACTCCACCACAACGGGTGTGACGCCACCCGTCGCGGCTTTGTGGTCGCTGCTCTCCAGGAGGTCGAGGCCGACGTAGCGCTTCTCAAGCAGTCCCTCGGCGGTCCCCATATCCATCGCGAGGATTTCCGTTTGCGTTTGCTCCCGTCCGACCTGACGGGTCTTCTCGACGATGTCGTCGCCCCCGATCTCAACCAGTTTCTCCCAGACGCGTTTGATGGTCTGGCGATGTGGCTCCTTTCCGAGTTCGGCGGTCAGGGCTGTCTCCAGGTCGGCCTTGGTCATGAACACGCCGCTGCCGTCGGTTCGCTTCGTGGCAAACTCCGGCCAGCGCTTGGCGATGGTGATGGCGCGGTAGGTGTTCTGGCGGTTCGACCGCTCGACGAACATCGTCTTGACCTTCGACTGGCGACAGTTGGCGAAGAAATCCAGTGGCGAACTACTGGGTTCGATTCCGTCGGGCAGTCCCTCGGCGTCTTCCTGCTGGCCGGGGTCGGCTTCGAGTTGCTGGGCCTTGGCGATGGCACTTTTGGCAACGTCGTGGGTGGCCTCCTGCTGGTCTTCGACCTCGTCAAGCCGCTGTTCGTTCGTGGCGGCGTTGCCGACCGCCGTGGTGGCCACGTCATGCGTCTGTTCGAGGTCTCCTTCGAGAGCCTCGACGCGCTCCTGGAGGTCGTCGATGGTCTCGACCAGTAGCCCAAGAACACTCGAAACGGGGGGTGACACCTCGTCGTCGAGCTGGGCGACGAGTGCCTGCAGGTCGTCGGTGTCCAGGCTTTCGTGCCCGATATCCATGCCGAGTTCATCGGCGAGTGCTTGGTCGGTGGCTGTGCTGTCGGTCCCGCTGTCGGTGGGGGTCGGTTCTCGTGGCATCGTGACCACACTGCCCGTGCCCGGAATCGAACCGGGCAGCGCCGACCACGGCACGGGCTCTCGATGAGGCGGTCGGCGTTATCTGCGGGCCGTTAGTACGGTTGCCTCGTGGCAACGCTGGGCTGAGTGGCGCTGCTTCGTGGCAACTCCGGGGCGACCAGCACCTCTCATGGGTCAGCCCCCACTGTCTGGTGCGTGCCAGCCCACTCACACCGAAGCGAATCTTCGTCGACGCGACTCTCGTCGAGGTCGACGCCGTAGTGATTCCCGTGGCCCACCATCACCCCAGCACCTCCCGGCGCTCAATGGCGACATCGTGGGCGCAGTCACCGCGGCGGTACTGCTCGTAGTAGTTCTCGACGGTCGGGAAGTCGGCCGTCCACTCGGTGTAATGGACGAGACCACCGACCTTGTAGCGGAGTCGCCATTCGTCGGCCTGTGCCGGCGCTGTGTCGCTCCCGGCTGAGTCGGGGGTATCGGCTTTGGCCATCACCGCTCACCTCCTGTGAGTGCCTCGCTGCCCTGTGTGGCCGGGCTGTCACGCTGGCGGAGTTCGGTCACCGGGACACGAAACGTCATGAGGTCCTCGGCTCGGCGGATGGCCGTCGTCAACTCCCGGCGGCGCTGGCGGTTGCCGGCCGTGGCGTCGAGGCGCTGGATGGTTTCAGCGGCCAGGTCAGCCAGCAGGACGCCTGTGACTTCGTCGGCGGCCTCGTAGACGGCGGTGACGAGCAGGTGTGGCTCACTGTCGAGTTCGGTCAGGGTGACAACGTCGCCGACAGTCGGGGTGGTCATGCCGACGCACCTCCTCGTGACTGGGCGGCTGCGGGCCTGAACGAGCAGGGCACTTCAGAAACCGCCCCACCGCTGTCGAATGGGGTCCGGTCCTCGTCATCGAAGCGCCGCACGCGCTCTCTGAGCCCCCTCTCTCCTTTCCCTGAGTCCGGGCCCCAGTTTTCGGGGTAGCGCGTGATGTATTCAGTCTCTAACTCGTAGCGAAAATTACAATAAGAGGGGCTAATTACGGCAGTAGTACCAGCACAAAGTTGACTCCTTTGTACTGGGAAATTGTCAGAGGCACATGATACAGTCGCCCGCCGAAACCGGCGGGCGACTATATTGTGAGTGATCCCGAATTGAGTTCCCTGATAGCAACTGTTATCAAAGAGTTCTGTGTCCATTCTTGGAGGGTACCAGTCGGTACTCACTTGCCCAGTGAGTGCGTGCCTCTGACAGCAGCGACCGACTGTGCCCCTAGTTCTGACCGCTGAGCAACGGCGCTGTGCGGGGCGGTGCGCCATTACTGTGTCCCTCCATCGGCGACGGGCCGAGCTTGCGAAGACAGGCCTGCGAGTGTGTCGGCCTGGCGCTGGAGCAACTGTCTGCCAGCGTCAGTCAGCGTATACACGTTCGTACGAGCATCGAGTTCGTCGCGGTTGACGAGGTCCTGGTCGGCGAGCTGGTCGAGGTTCTGGTAGAGACGGCTGTGGTTGATCGGGTCGGCGTAGCGCTCGTCGAGGTAGTCTTTGAGTGCGAGACCATAGGGGTCGTCGTCGACGGCGGCGATGGCTTCCAACAGATCGCGCTGGAAGCCCGTCAAGTCGTAGTAGGTCGTCATCGGTTGCCTCCAATGGAATGCATCTGGCCAAGGCTGGGAGGTGACTTGGTAAGAGTCTGGGGCGCGCGTGACCGGAAGTGGATTTTCGCGGGTCCATTTTCGTCTCCGGCCCGCTGTGGCGTGGTCGTGGGCCGCTCAGCCGATGAACGGAAAGTGAACGGAAGTGAGCGGAAGTACCGCCGTCTGGTGGTTTCCGAATGAACGGAAGTGCTGGTCGGTGGCGAGCGATGCGACTCTTCGTGGGTGGGCTGGTCTGCTGTCATGGATTCAGTGCGACGTGTTATCAGGTACCAGGATTGGCGAGCCTGATGACTGTCACATGTAGATTTGGTGTACCCTCACCACTTAGTTGTTCCGCAACAACGGTTAATGCGAGACAAACAGAGTTAATCCAACCTTTCTTTGTAACTGCTCCCGGAAAAGAGAACCATCCGTGAGCGATCTAAGTGATGAAGGGGCTGAGACGCTCCTAGTAATCGGCCTTCATGCCGATCCCGTTGTGACTGCTCCAGAATTAGCAGAACAACTCAATATTTCGCCTCAGGCAGTCAATAAGCGACTGGATACTCTGGAACAAGATCAATTTGTAACCTCAAAAAAAGTCGGTGCATCAGCAAAGGTTTACTGGCTTACTGAGGCGGGAGAGCATGAGGTGTCAAATATCGGCCTGAGATGGCTCTAATGCCGAGGAGTCCAGTAGACGACCGCTGCGCCTCCAACCCTTTTTCGCCGAAGCTCATTTCGATCCACGAGCTTCTTGAGTCGGTAATTTGCAGCTTGGGTTGAAACGTCAAAAACATCTGCAACCTCGGGTGCTGTTAAAACTGGATCGTCTGTTTTTCGGAACAATGAGAGAATATTTTCGTAGCTTAGATTCTCCTCAATATCAGCGGATATCATACTCATTGTTTAGTCTTTAGTTGTTCCGGAGCAAAAATCTTATGGAGGAGCCGTTACAACGTATTAGATAGGAACACACGCGCCGCTGGTCGATTTCTCACGAAATCGCCCCGGTGCTGAGACACCGAGGCGCGTGGTTCCAGGTAAGAACCAATGGCAACTACGCAATCCAATCCACAAGAACGTACCGCACGCGAACTACTCACCCAGGGCCGCCCGCTGTTTCTCGGCGTCGACGGAGAGGGTGCCGCGCATTACTGGGACAGCTACGAATTCGCTGTGGCTATCGTTGAGACTGATGGGGCCGCTGAGAAAGTGGAATTGTCGGAGACACCCTTTGAAACGCTCTCGGAGTGGTGTGAGTACACTCGTGGCGAGCGTGGCTGGGACGTTGGTCCGCACGTCGGCGGCTCGCTCGTCGGCGATCTTGTCCGAGGTGTTGAGGCGTGAGCAAACCGAGTGTCAGCTGTACGGTTGAAAACCGCCAGCGAGTCCAGCGCGCTGCGCGTGCGCTCCGGGAGACCGTCCCGACAGTTTTGGTCGAAACGACGCCGCCGGTCCGCTCCGAATACGACGCCTGGACGCTCGATGCCGTGCTTCGGGACTGTGAAGGTGTGCCGCCAGAGGTAATGAGCGAGCTGGCGCTGGCTGGACTAACGTTACAGCCCACGCCGTCGCAGGCTGAGCATCAGCACGTCGTGGCGACGGCATAGGATAATAGAACCATATTTTCGTCGACCCCCCGGGGGTTGCAGGGGTATTGCTGGTCGACGAAAACAGTGAAGTGAAACCGGGCTCGAGATAGGCTGTGTCCCGGAAATCGGGCATGGTTACAGACGGACCCTTGGGCGGTTGAAGCCTTCGTGACGAAGCCGTCCCAGTAGGCGCTGGCGCTGTTACAGACGGACCCTTGGGCGGTTGAAGCCGCGCTCGCTGCCTCTCTAAGTGCCACTCGGCGTGTTACAGACGGACCCTTGGGCGGTTGAAGCCGCTCATGCATCCTCAAACACCTCCACGCCGATGCTTGTTACAGACGGACCCTTGGGCGGTTGAAGCCTGAAACACGACGCCGTCCAAGAGGCGGTCGAGCGGTTACAGACGGACCCTTGGGCGGTTGAAGCCTGAAACACGACGCCGTCCAAGAGGCGGTCGAGCGGTTACAGACGGACCCTTGGGCGGTTGAAGCAAAAACATCACGACGACGCCAGTCCATCTCAACAATAGTTACAGACGGACCCTTGGGCGGTTGAAGCATGCGATTTGTGGCCCTGGGGGGTCAGGTCGTCCCGGTTACAGACGGACCCTTGGGCGGTTGAAGCACCCGCCGCGTCGGAACCCACGCGATACAGTCCTTGTTACAGACGGACCCTTGGGCGGTTGAAGCCTTTGCCGAACGCCAGGTTGCCGCTACCCGCACCCGGGTTACAGACGGACCCTTGGGCGGTTGAAGCTCGGTATTGTCGATTGTCTCTACCGTAGGCATACGGTTACAGACGGACCCTTGGGCGGTTGAAGCAAGCGTAGACTGGCCGGAGCGGCCTCAACAGACGAGAGTTACAGACGGACCCTTGGGCGGTTGAAGCTGTTGCAGAAAGCCACCAACAAGCGGTATTACCACTGTTACAGACGGACCCTTGGGCGGTTGAAGCCAGTTGCGAAGGCACTCAAAGAAAACGAGGACAATCGTTACAGACGGACCCTTGGGCGGTTGAAGCGTCTGAGTCGGATTGAAACGGCTGTAACGTAGGTGTTACAGACGGACCCTTGGGCGGTTGAAGCTTCAGACGACCTGAACGACACAGACGTGGAAATTCTGTTACAGACGGACCCTTGGGCGGTTGAAGCTCCTGTCGGACGTGCATCGACGAGGGCGAGTATCCGTTACAGACGGACCCTTGGGCGGTTGAAGCAAGAACGGCACGCGGATTAACGACGCCGCTGACGCGTTACAGACGGACCCTTGGGCGGTTGAAGCTTTTTTGCACGCAACCGCGTAGCCACGCCCATATGCCGTTACAGACGGACCCTTGGGCGGTTGAAGCGCGGTCATGGAGAGGCTCATGTTGACCCACTCGTGTTACAGACGGACCCTTGGGCGGTTGAAGCCCACCCATCCCCGAGCACGAGCATCTGATACGGGTGTTACAGACGGACCCTTGAGCGGTTGAAGCCCCAACGACTGGTATCACGTCGAAAAGTTAGAAGAGTTACAGACGGACCCTTGGGCGGTTGAAGCGGAGAACGAGAGCTTATCATCCGCTACCTCCGAAAGTTTCAGACGGACCCTTGGGCGGTTGAAGCTTGACAAGCGTGTCCGCGGTCGCCGGAATTAGCTGGGTTTCAGACGGACCCTTGGGCGGTTGAAGCTCTTTGACCATCGACCAGTCGTCGCTGAGGACTGTCGTTTCAGATGGACTCTTGGGCGGTTGAAGTCTCGGTGTCGGGATTCCGCAGAACCTGAAGATTATGTTTCAGACGGACCCTTGAGCGGTTGAAGCCCGATGGCGGCGGCGTAAGCCCGGTATCTACTGCCGGTTTCAGACGGACTTTCGGGTAGCTGAAGCTACTCGTCGGTGATCTCGTTCAGGCGGTTGAAGCATGAGATGCACTGTAGAAGAACGACCAACATATAGGGTGTGGTACTGGTGAGATCAGTCTTTCATCTCCTGCTGAATGTGTGTCTCTCCCTGCTGAATGTGTGTCTCTCTCCGGCTGAAAAGGAGGTGTATAGTGAGTATCCAACGAACACAGTCCCGGTTGTTCCAGACAATCCTTCCGTACCAAGAATTGCCATTTGAAAACTAAGCACATGATTGAGACTGTTTTGTTGACTGCAGAACTCCTTCCTAGGACTACGGATACTCGTGCTCAATCACTTGCGCTCCACTCGCATTGCGGACATAGATGGTGTCACCATTATTATTCCAGATGGCCGCATCTGAACCCCAGTAGAGTTCTGTCTCTGAGTCTGTGCCTGAGCCAGTGTAGAGTGTGATTGTCGCTCCCGAAGCTACTGTTACGTCGCTGGGGACCGTATAGACGTGATCTGCATCATCTTCCACTTCCCAATCCGAAATATCAATAGAGTCTTCATTCGTATTCTTGAACACAATATACTCGTCATTCTCATTCTCATGATCGTTCCCATCGGCATCAGCATGGACTTCCTCTACGACTAGGCCACTCTCTGACTGCCCCGTTGATGGGGTCTCCTGCTCGAACGACCAGACCCCTACATCCGCATCCTGCGCATCTGTTTCAGCGCCACTAAACTGGTCCCGTTTGCTGAATTCTGATTCATATAATCGTGCGTATCCCTGCTCGAGCAGCTCACGGTTGAACAGAGACCCATCGTCATAGACATAGACCAATAGCCGGCCGTAACTACCGCGCCTATCGGCTTTTTCATCGACAACGACACGTATCTCTTCCCCGTACGTGAGTTCGGTACGCGCGAATTCACTCGCCTTGTGGCCCCAATCACGAAGGTGATCCCTGCCGTTGTCAGAATCGGGTATTTCCTCCCACTCATCAGGATCTGTTTCAGTATGTACTTCGGGTGTATCAACGCCAAGTAAACGAATTGTGTCGGTGTCCCCGTTCTGATATCGGATATCTATGGTATCACCATCAATGATTTCCGTAACTGTAACCTCAAACTCAGTTTGATTGGCTCGGTCTGGTGTCGGTGTTGGAGTGGGTGTCGGCGTCGGCGTTGGCGTTGGTGTCGGCGTTGGGGTGGGCGTCGGCGTCGGTGTCGGCGTCGGTGTCGGTGTTGGAGTTGGAGTGGGTGTCGGAGTTGGGGTGGGTGTTGGTGCCGGTGTCGGTGTTGGAGTTGGAGTGGGTGTCGGAGTTGGGGTGGGTGTTGGTGCCGGTGTCGGCGTTGAAGTTGGAGTGGGGGTCGGCGTTGGCGTGGGTGTTGGAGTTGGTGTTGGAGTGGATGCCGGCGTTGGCGTGGGTGTTGGAGTTGGTGTTGGAGTGGATGCCGGCGTTGGAGTTGGTGTCGGGGCCTTTGTTGATCTGGGCTCGGATTTTGGCGGTGGAGTTGACGCTGATGTTGGCTCAGATGTAGCTGTTGGAGATGTGCTCACAGGGGAGCCAGATACTGGAGTTTCTGTCTGTGTTGATCTATACATCTGAGCCTGTTCTGAACTTTGAGCTGGTGCCTGCTCGCCTGACTGCGTGGACGCTGATTCCGAACTGACTGTCGATTCGGGGGTCTGTGTAAGTGCCCCACCATACCGAGAGCCAGAAGAGATGTCCTGAGTACTTGATGATTCAGAGACAGTAATCAATGGTGTTGTGCCAATCATGAGAACCATAGATATCAAAATAAGATACCCAAACGAAGCAAAGGTCGGTTTTATACGTGTGTGGGCCTGAAACCCCGGAACCGCTTTCAAATGCGTATTAACCGTATCACGTATCCCAGAGAGGTTAATCAACACAGCCAGTGGGAAAATAAAAGCACATCCAAAGATGGCTATCCCTAGCATAAAAATGACGCCTGCAACTCCACTAACTAGGAGACCTGTAGATAAATATACAATTATGAAATAAACTGCTACAATAACAAAAAACGCTGATATGGACGCGAATATTCGGCTGTCTGACCTTACACCAGGGATATTTCGTTCCTGGAGGTATGTGTGTAGCCCCAATCCATTCAAAAGTATAACTACTGGCAGCGTTATCGAGAGAATCGTAAAAAGGATACCGAGTAAACCAATGATGGCGGCCCACACAGATTGAATCGCCATTACAGTCCATGGTGTATTGTAAGTGTTTTGTAATATACGGCTTACCGAACTGTAGAAGGTAAGCCACTCCTATTGAAATTACCTCTCGGTTCGGATACTGTCACAACATCTGTATCCCGCAGAACTGGGACATACCGAGCAAAAGATTACACAGGGGCGAAGACGGTTTTACTCCCGAAGAATTTCTCCGTCACTAGGGGCGGGGGCTGCCTCCAAGTCACCAAGCAGTACCATCACTTCATCATGTAGACGCCTTGCGTTAGCTGGAATTGGCCCGAGCGCGAGTCAGTACGACGCCTGGACGCTCGACGCCGTGCTTCGGGATGCTGATGGGGTGCCGCCCGAAGTGCTCAGGGAGCTGGCGCTCGCCGGGTTGACGTTACAGCCGACGCCGTCACAAGCCGAGTATCAGCACGTGGCGGCGACGGTGTAGCGAAAATCGCTAACCAACAAACGTAGGCACTACTGCTTGTTTGTAAGTTAGCCAATTCCCGATCCGCTTTCTGACCGTCGTTTGTTGCTCGGGAGTTCTTCTGAAACAACTTCTCGGTAAGCGTGCGTCTCGCCCAGATGAGAGTCTAGAATACGTATCCAATCTGACTGGCCGTCTGATGTTATAGACGGTAAAAAGCTCACCATCGCCCCACTCGATTATTTCAGGTCGTATACTTTGATAGCGACCTTGACTGGTGCACCTGAATCGATATTGAATCGGTACACTTCGTGATCGTCGTATCCCGGTAACTCTGTCTCAAATTGCTTGTGACTCTTCGTCGCCTCCTCCGCCTTCCCACGTATCTCATCGAACCTCGCTCTCCTAGAGAACATCATCAAACACGCATGCGAATCTCGGACCGTTAGATTCCCCAAGAGCTGGTCGATAGCGTCCACAAACTGAGCCGGTCCAGACCAGAACTTGCACTCTGCAACGAACAGATTCCGGTTTTCGTACGGAAGCAGAATGTCAGTCTTCCCACTTCGGTTGAAAGACTCGCCCTGTGCAATCCCGGCGTAGTGAGAGTTGATCCCTGCGAGAAAAATATCACGGAGGGACTCCTCATCCAGATCTCGAACCCTTTCAGCAGATTGTTCGATATTTACTCCCAGATCATCGATAATCCCTAGAATCTCCAAATAATGTTTATCTGGAACAATATCCGGAGAACTGCTGTCCTCAAGCTTCGGAAGCTCAATACTCCGCTTCTTTTCAGGGACTACGAACCCTTGACTTGTAGAACTGCCTGTGTCAACACCGAGGTCCTCCAGAACCTTCGTCTTGGTTTCAACTTCGCCTTGCCGCCTTTCAATCGCCGAGCGAGCCTTACTTTCAGATTTCTCCCGCATCTGCCTAATGTCGGAATTGAGGTTCTCAACCCACGAGCGGACATCATTCTTCCAATCCTCGATATCAGAATGAAGTTCCTCTTTCACCTCTTCCGCATCCCGGTTCTGCGTCCGGAAATCAAAGTATCTCACAACCTCGCTATTCCTGAGGCTGTCGTACAATGGAGGACTGAAATTGTAGCTGCTAGGCTTGTAGCGGAATAATTTTTTATCTCCATCAAACTGGAACTTTACCTTCAGCCTCTCGTACTTTCTAGTCGATGTACCTCGACCTGGGGTTGGAATCCCATTTCGGTTTTGAACTTCTTTCTCAACCTGTCCTCCGTCCTTTTTGATAACGTCGTGAAGTTCGATCTGAGAAGGAGTATATTTTGAAGAGAAAATTATCGCTAGAGAGTCCGTACTGTTTTCATCTAACTCTTCTGAGGTAAGCGATAAGATCTCGTCCATCATCTCTTCCTGCTTCTCTCTTTTCAGGTCGCGGAAATTATAATCGCAGAATAGAGCATTTCGATTCCTTGCCATTACAGAGACTCACTGATGCAACATATTGGTACTTTCCCCATGCTAAGAACTGCTGACCGATACCGATGATTAGT harbors:
- a CDS encoding PadR family transcriptional regulator, which translates into the protein MTTYYDLTGFQRDLLEAIAAVDDDPYGLALKDYLDERYADPINHSRLYQNLDQLADQDLVNRDELDARTNVYTLTDAGRQLLQRQADTLAGLSSQARPVADGGTQ
- a CDS encoding PAS domain-containing protein — encoded protein: MGSQDSNDDSNRKTADDPQSDDYQQYVDFFENAGIPMHWVGPDGTILNANTAELEALGYSREEYVGHHIADFHADQDVIDDILERLRSGEEVREHEARMVSKDGSIRHVLITTSVNREDGAFVNTRCVMRDVTDRKEYKQELKQQNDRLEEIYGRISDAFFALDKNWQFTHLNNQAHEIINSDGRDLEGKHVWEEFPAATERKFKPKYERAMYNQETVSFEEYYPEPLDAWFEVRAYPSETGLSVYFRDITERKDRERKLEQTEARFQALAENFPNGGVHYFDEDLRYQYVAGGGFDDLDLSPEDLTGKTIYEVEVYPAEVVGRLESLMKSTLAGNEEAFEVTHENQIFELRSVPIRDGDGVIIGGFFIAHDITDKRRRERDLEHQNDQLEQFASIVSHDLRNPLSVAQGRLRLASAECDSEHLDSIEDALARSQTLIDHLLTLSREGNDVASIEPVNFSFTAENCWGNVETTEATLTVETERTIHADQSQLQQLLENLYRNAVEHGGDDVTVTVGDIENGFYVADDGPGIPEGNREQVFESGYSTSTKGTGYGLQIVTRICTGHGWDIRVTESDEGGARFEITGVEFAAE
- a CDS encoding lamin tail domain-containing protein, whose translation is MAIQSVWAAIIGLLGILFTILSITLPVVILLNGLGLHTYLQERNIPGVRSDSRIFASISAFFVIVAVYFIIVYLSTGLLVSGVAGVIFMLGIAIFGCAFIFPLAVLINLSGIRDTVNTHLKAVPGFQAHTRIKPTFASFGYLILISMVLMIGTTPLITVSESSSTQDISSGSRYGGALTQTPESTVSSESASTQSGEQAPAQSSEQAQMYRSTQTETPVSGSPVSTSPTATSEPTSASTPPPKSEPRSTKAPTPTPTPASTPTPTPTPTPTPASTPTPTPTPTPTPTPTPTSTPTPAPTPTPTPTPTPTPTPTPAPTPTPTPTPTPTPTPTPTPTPTPTPTPTPTPTPTPTPTPTPTPTPDRANQTEFEVTVTEIIDGDTIDIRYQNGDTDTIRLLGVDTPEVHTETDPDEWEEIPDSDNGRDHLRDWGHKASEFARTELTYGEEIRVVVDEKADRRGSYGRLLVYVYDDGSLFNRELLEQGYARLYESEFSKRDQFSGAETDAQDADVGVWSFEQETPSTGQSESGLVVEEVHADADGNDHENENDEYIVFKNTNEDSIDISDWEVEDDADHVYTVPSDVTVASGATITLYTGSGTDSETELYWGSDAAIWNNNGDTIYVRNASGAQVIEHEYP
- a CDS encoding AbrB/MazE/SpoVT family DNA-binding domain-containing protein, coding for MSKTTDERGRIYLPKDVRDRFGDQYRIVELPSHVALFPVDEDPLEGLRAAVGDAFAEAEADKLKTESRKAISREVQEEAKDRTQDGEA
- a CDS encoding winged helix-turn-helix transcriptional regulator, whose protein sequence is MSDLSDEGAETLLVIGLHADPVVTAPELAEQLNISPQAVNKRLDTLEQDQFVTSKKVGASAKVYWLTEAGEHEVSNIGLRWL
- a CDS encoding PIN domain-containing protein, whose translation is MYVETDFLTALLKDDDWLQDAAIRALEEHDDIHTSILAYAEVLVLFYDREAAEYEIDAPRAITNLLELVPIVPEKHEEAVLAAAAFLDEYDLTPFDALHAGLVTTGEERVLSTEQDYDTVGLDRTSLEPAPSE
- a CDS encoding winged helix-turn-helix domain-containing protein, with the protein product MSMISADIEENLSYENILSLFRKTDDPVLTAPEVADVFDVSTQAANYRLKKLVDRNELRRKRVGGAAVVYWTPRH